The following are encoded together in the Arvicanthis niloticus isolate mArvNil1 chromosome 11, mArvNil1.pat.X, whole genome shotgun sequence genome:
- the Slc4a1ap gene encoding kanadaptin isoform X1, producing the protein MADTPQLEAPAPQQVSSEFKKPVLPVSPAVRSKAPASSPSVPEDVRKECPTAQLDSGCGEPEVPPPQRDSEETGEPPVEQLRSPRVAPASGGPTRAPPYQEPSWGSPATAPYSLETLKGGTILGTRSLKDTSSCLFGRLASCDICLEHPSVSRYHAVLQHRGSDPCGDSEGPGQGFYLYDLGSTHGTFLNKTRIPPRTYCRVHVGHVIRFGGSTRLFILQGPEEDREAESELTVTQLKELRKQQQMLLEKKMLGEDSDEEEEADTTEGKRNTSGQDDEMGCTWGMGEDAVEDEAEENPIALEFQQDREAFYIKDPKKALQGFFDREGEELEYEFDEQGHSTWLCRVRLPVDDSTGKQLVAEAIHSGKKKEAMIQCSLEACRILDTLGLLRQEAVSRKRKAKNWEDEDFYDSDDDTFLDRTGLIEKKRLNRMKKAGKIEEKPETFESLVAKLNDAERELTEISERLKASSKVLSAASSQDSLDAFMSEMKSGSTLDGVSRKKLHLRTFELRKEQQRLKGLIKLVKPAEIPELKQTELQTTNADNKTKKLALPLFGAMKGGSKFKLKTGTVGKLPPKRPELPPALMQMKDEPEVEEEEEEEEVEEKAKEEHEERVEDGGVRLPQEPELEAAVEHPRAPSEPSCSKETKSHESISQLSHVEQSKDYQELGKIMSSCEDPSAAPENEYKKDKEELKKKKSPGPGKFPPILSSKYPEDDPDYCVWVPPEGQSGDGRTHLNDKYGY; encoded by the exons ATGGCTGATACTCCTCAGCTAGAAGCGCCAGCACCTCAGCAAGTCAGTAGCGAGTTTAAGAAACCTGTTTTGCCGGTGTCTCCCGCAGTGCGGAGTAAGGCTCCGGCCTCCAGTCCCTCGGTTCCTGAGGATGTGAGGAAGGAATGTCCCACGGCGCAGCTGGACTCTGGATGCGGGGAGCCTGAGGTCCCGCCCCCGCAGCGGGACAGCGAGGAGACTGGGGAGCCACCGGTGGAGCAGCTCCGCTCCCCGCGGGTAGCTCCTGCTTCTGGTGGTCCGACCCGGGCTCCTCCATACCAAGAGCCATCGTGGGGCAGCCCAGCCACAGCTCCCTACAGTCTCGAAACCCTGAAGGGTGGCACCATCCTTGGCACCCGCTCCTTGAAAGATACGAGCAGTTGCCTTTTTGGGAGACTTGCTAGCTGTGACATATGCCTGGAGCATCCTTCCGTGTCTCGGTACCATGCTGTACTACAGCACCGGGGGTCGGATCCCTGCGGAGACTCTGAGGGTCCAGGGCAGGGCTTTTATCTCTATGATCTGGGAAGTACCCATGGCACTTTCCTCAACAAAACTCGCATTCCACCCCGCACTTACTGTAGAGTCCATGTCGGGCACGTTATTCGCTTTGGAGGCAGCACTCGGCTCTTTATCCTTCAG GGACCAGAGGAAGACCGAGAGGCAGAATCTGAATTAACAGTAACACAGTTGAAGGAACTTCGCAAACAGCAGCAGATGTTATTGGAGAAGAAGATGTTAGGTGAAGActcagatgaagaagaggaagcagataCCACTGAAGGGAAGAGAAATACAAGTGGTCAAGATGATGAGATGGGCTGCACGTGGGGAATGG GAGAAGATGCTGTAGAGGACGAGGCCGAAGAGAACCCCATTGCCTTGGAGTTTCAGCAGGACCGGGAGGCGTTTTATATAAAGGATCCAAAGAAGGCACTTCAAGGCTTCTTTGACCGAGAAG gaGAAGAATTAGAATATGAATTTGACGAGCAGGGACACAGCACTTGGCTCTGCAGGGTGAG GTTACCTGTAGATGATTCAACTGGGAAGCAGCTGGTGGCTGAGGCCATTCactcaggaaagaagaaagaagccatgATACAGTGCTCCCTGGAAGCTTGTCGGATCCTTGATACATTGGGCTTGCTACGGCAGGAAGCAG tatctCGGAAAAGGAAAGCCAAGAACTGGGAAGATGAGGATTTTTATGATAGTGACGATGATACATTCCTCGATAGGACTGGCCTGATAGAGAAGAAGCGCTTGAACCGGATGAAGAAGGCTGGGAAGATTGAGGAGAAGCCAGAAACTTTTGAGTCACTG GTTGCAAAGTTAAATGATGCTGAAAGAGAACTCACCGAAATTTCTGAAAGGCTCAAGGCTTCAAGCAAAG TTCTATCAGCAGCATCATCTCAGGATTCTTTAGATGCGTTCATGTCAGAAATGAAGTCAGGGAGCACATTAGATGGGGTGTCCCGGAAGAAACTTCACCTGAGGACTTTTGAATTACGAAAAGAACAACAGAGACTTAAAGGGTTAATAAAACTTGTAAAGCCGGCAGAGATCCCAGAGCTAAAACA GACTGAACTTCAAACTACAAATGCAGACAACAAAACTAAGAAACTTGCATTGCCTCTCTTTGGTGCCATGAAAGGAGGAagcaaatttaaattaaaaactggaACAGTAGGG AAGTTGCCACCCAAGCGTCCAGAACTCCCTCCAGCTTTAATGCAAATGAAGGATGAACCTgaagtagaagaggaagaagaagaggaagaagtggaggagaaAGCAAAGGAAGAGCATGAAGAACGAGTGGAGGATGGAGGTGTCAGGCTACCTCAGGAGCCAGAGCTGGAAGCAGCAGTGGAGCACCCGAGAGCTCCCTCAGAGCCCTCGTGCTCTAAGGAGACGAAAAGTCATG AAAGCATATCTCAACTCAGCCACGTGGAACAGAGTAAAGATTATCAAGAGTTGGGCAAAATAATGTCATCATGTGAGGACCCTTCAG CAGCACCagagaatgaatataaaaaagacaaagaggagttgaagaaaaagaaatctcctGGGCCAGGCAAA tTTCCACCCATACTTTCTTCCAAATATCCTGAGGATGACCCAGACTACTGTGTGTGGGTCCCACCTGAAG GTCAAAGTGGAGATGGCAGAACCCATCTTAATGACAAGTATGGCTATTGA
- the Slc4a1ap gene encoding kanadaptin isoform X5 has protein sequence MADTPQLEAPAPQQVSSEFKKPVLPVSPAVRSKAPASSPSVPEDVRKECPTAQLDSGCGEPEVPPPQRDSEETGEPPVEQLRSPRVAPASGGPTRAPPYQEPSWGSPATAPYSLETLKGGTILGTRSLKDTSSCLFGRLASCDICLEHPSVSRYHAVLQHRGSDPCGDSEGPGQGFYLYDLGSTHGTFLNKTRIPPRTYCRVHVGHVIRFGGSTRLFILQGPEEDREAESELTVTQLKELRKQQQMLLEKKMLGEDSDEEEEADTTEGKRNTSGQDDEMGCTWGMGEDAVEDEAEENPIALEFQQDREAFYIKDPKKALQGFFDREGEELEYEFDEQGHSTWLCRVRLPVDDSTGKQLVAEAIHSGKKKEAMIQCSLEACRILDTLGLLRQEAVSRKRKAKNWEDEDFYDSDDDTFLDRTGLIEKKRLNRMKKAGKIEEKPETFESLVAKLNDAERELTEISERLKASSKVLSAASSQDSLDAFMSEMKSGSTLDGVSRKKLHLRTFELRKEQQRLKGLIKLVKPAEIPELKQTELQTTNADNKTKKLALPLFGAMKGGSKFKLKTGTVGKLPPKRPELPPALMQMKDEPEVEEEEEEEEVEEKAKEEHEERVEDGGVRLPQEPELEAAVEHPRAPSEPSCSKETKSHAAPENEYKKDKEELKKKKSPGPGKFPPILSSKYPEDDPDYCVWVPPEGQSGDGRTHLNDKYGY, from the exons ATGGCTGATACTCCTCAGCTAGAAGCGCCAGCACCTCAGCAAGTCAGTAGCGAGTTTAAGAAACCTGTTTTGCCGGTGTCTCCCGCAGTGCGGAGTAAGGCTCCGGCCTCCAGTCCCTCGGTTCCTGAGGATGTGAGGAAGGAATGTCCCACGGCGCAGCTGGACTCTGGATGCGGGGAGCCTGAGGTCCCGCCCCCGCAGCGGGACAGCGAGGAGACTGGGGAGCCACCGGTGGAGCAGCTCCGCTCCCCGCGGGTAGCTCCTGCTTCTGGTGGTCCGACCCGGGCTCCTCCATACCAAGAGCCATCGTGGGGCAGCCCAGCCACAGCTCCCTACAGTCTCGAAACCCTGAAGGGTGGCACCATCCTTGGCACCCGCTCCTTGAAAGATACGAGCAGTTGCCTTTTTGGGAGACTTGCTAGCTGTGACATATGCCTGGAGCATCCTTCCGTGTCTCGGTACCATGCTGTACTACAGCACCGGGGGTCGGATCCCTGCGGAGACTCTGAGGGTCCAGGGCAGGGCTTTTATCTCTATGATCTGGGAAGTACCCATGGCACTTTCCTCAACAAAACTCGCATTCCACCCCGCACTTACTGTAGAGTCCATGTCGGGCACGTTATTCGCTTTGGAGGCAGCACTCGGCTCTTTATCCTTCAG GGACCAGAGGAAGACCGAGAGGCAGAATCTGAATTAACAGTAACACAGTTGAAGGAACTTCGCAAACAGCAGCAGATGTTATTGGAGAAGAAGATGTTAGGTGAAGActcagatgaagaagaggaagcagataCCACTGAAGGGAAGAGAAATACAAGTGGTCAAGATGATGAGATGGGCTGCACGTGGGGAATGG GAGAAGATGCTGTAGAGGACGAGGCCGAAGAGAACCCCATTGCCTTGGAGTTTCAGCAGGACCGGGAGGCGTTTTATATAAAGGATCCAAAGAAGGCACTTCAAGGCTTCTTTGACCGAGAAG gaGAAGAATTAGAATATGAATTTGACGAGCAGGGACACAGCACTTGGCTCTGCAGGGTGAG GTTACCTGTAGATGATTCAACTGGGAAGCAGCTGGTGGCTGAGGCCATTCactcaggaaagaagaaagaagccatgATACAGTGCTCCCTGGAAGCTTGTCGGATCCTTGATACATTGGGCTTGCTACGGCAGGAAGCAG tatctCGGAAAAGGAAAGCCAAGAACTGGGAAGATGAGGATTTTTATGATAGTGACGATGATACATTCCTCGATAGGACTGGCCTGATAGAGAAGAAGCGCTTGAACCGGATGAAGAAGGCTGGGAAGATTGAGGAGAAGCCAGAAACTTTTGAGTCACTG GTTGCAAAGTTAAATGATGCTGAAAGAGAACTCACCGAAATTTCTGAAAGGCTCAAGGCTTCAAGCAAAG TTCTATCAGCAGCATCATCTCAGGATTCTTTAGATGCGTTCATGTCAGAAATGAAGTCAGGGAGCACATTAGATGGGGTGTCCCGGAAGAAACTTCACCTGAGGACTTTTGAATTACGAAAAGAACAACAGAGACTTAAAGGGTTAATAAAACTTGTAAAGCCGGCAGAGATCCCAGAGCTAAAACA GACTGAACTTCAAACTACAAATGCAGACAACAAAACTAAGAAACTTGCATTGCCTCTCTTTGGTGCCATGAAAGGAGGAagcaaatttaaattaaaaactggaACAGTAGGG AAGTTGCCACCCAAGCGTCCAGAACTCCCTCCAGCTTTAATGCAAATGAAGGATGAACCTgaagtagaagaggaagaagaagaggaagaagtggaggagaaAGCAAAGGAAGAGCATGAAGAACGAGTGGAGGATGGAGGTGTCAGGCTACCTCAGGAGCCAGAGCTGGAAGCAGCAGTGGAGCACCCGAGAGCTCCCTCAGAGCCCTCGTGCTCTAAGGAGACGAAAAGTCATG CAGCACCagagaatgaatataaaaaagacaaagaggagttgaagaaaaagaaatctcctGGGCCAGGCAAA tTTCCACCCATACTTTCTTCCAAATATCCTGAGGATGACCCAGACTACTGTGTGTGGGTCCCACCTGAAG GTCAAAGTGGAGATGGCAGAACCCATCTTAATGACAAGTATGGCTATTGA
- the Slc4a1ap gene encoding kanadaptin isoform X2, producing the protein MADTPQLEAPAPQQVSSEFKKPVLPVSPAVRSKAPASSPSVPEDVRKECPTAQLDSGCGEPEVPPPQRDSEETGEPPVEQLRSPRVAPASGGPTRAPPYQEPSWGSPATAPYSLETLKGGTILGTRSLKDTSSCLFGRLASCDICLEHPSVSRYHAVLQHRGSDPCGDSEGPGQGFYLYDLGSTHGTFLNKTRIPPRTYCRVHVGHVIRFGGSTRLFILQGPEEDREAESELTVTQLKELRKQQQMLLEKKMLGEDSDEEEEADTTEGKRNTSGQDDEMGCTWGMGEDAVEDEAEENPIALEFQQDREAFYIKDPKKALQGFFDREGEELEYEFDEQGHSTWLCRVRLPVDDSTGKQLVAEAIHSGKKKEAMIQCSLEACRILDTLGLLRQEAVSRKRKAKNWEDEDFYDSDDDTFLDRTGLIEKKRLNRMKKAGKIEEKPETFESLVAKLNDAERELTEISERLKASSKVLSAASSQDSLDAFMSEMKSGSTLDGVSRKKLHLRTFELRKEQQRLKGLIKLVKPAEIPELKQTELQTTNADNKTKKLALPLFGAMKGGSKFKLKTGTVGKLPPKRPELPPALMQMKDEPEVEEEEEEEEVEEKAKEEHEERVEDGGVRLPQEPELEAAVEHPRAPSEPSCSKETKSHESISQLSHVEQSKDYQELGKIMSSCEDPSAPENEYKKDKEELKKKKSPGPGKFPPILSSKYPEDDPDYCVWVPPEGQSGDGRTHLNDKYGY; encoded by the exons ATGGCTGATACTCCTCAGCTAGAAGCGCCAGCACCTCAGCAAGTCAGTAGCGAGTTTAAGAAACCTGTTTTGCCGGTGTCTCCCGCAGTGCGGAGTAAGGCTCCGGCCTCCAGTCCCTCGGTTCCTGAGGATGTGAGGAAGGAATGTCCCACGGCGCAGCTGGACTCTGGATGCGGGGAGCCTGAGGTCCCGCCCCCGCAGCGGGACAGCGAGGAGACTGGGGAGCCACCGGTGGAGCAGCTCCGCTCCCCGCGGGTAGCTCCTGCTTCTGGTGGTCCGACCCGGGCTCCTCCATACCAAGAGCCATCGTGGGGCAGCCCAGCCACAGCTCCCTACAGTCTCGAAACCCTGAAGGGTGGCACCATCCTTGGCACCCGCTCCTTGAAAGATACGAGCAGTTGCCTTTTTGGGAGACTTGCTAGCTGTGACATATGCCTGGAGCATCCTTCCGTGTCTCGGTACCATGCTGTACTACAGCACCGGGGGTCGGATCCCTGCGGAGACTCTGAGGGTCCAGGGCAGGGCTTTTATCTCTATGATCTGGGAAGTACCCATGGCACTTTCCTCAACAAAACTCGCATTCCACCCCGCACTTACTGTAGAGTCCATGTCGGGCACGTTATTCGCTTTGGAGGCAGCACTCGGCTCTTTATCCTTCAG GGACCAGAGGAAGACCGAGAGGCAGAATCTGAATTAACAGTAACACAGTTGAAGGAACTTCGCAAACAGCAGCAGATGTTATTGGAGAAGAAGATGTTAGGTGAAGActcagatgaagaagaggaagcagataCCACTGAAGGGAAGAGAAATACAAGTGGTCAAGATGATGAGATGGGCTGCACGTGGGGAATGG GAGAAGATGCTGTAGAGGACGAGGCCGAAGAGAACCCCATTGCCTTGGAGTTTCAGCAGGACCGGGAGGCGTTTTATATAAAGGATCCAAAGAAGGCACTTCAAGGCTTCTTTGACCGAGAAG gaGAAGAATTAGAATATGAATTTGACGAGCAGGGACACAGCACTTGGCTCTGCAGGGTGAG GTTACCTGTAGATGATTCAACTGGGAAGCAGCTGGTGGCTGAGGCCATTCactcaggaaagaagaaagaagccatgATACAGTGCTCCCTGGAAGCTTGTCGGATCCTTGATACATTGGGCTTGCTACGGCAGGAAGCAG tatctCGGAAAAGGAAAGCCAAGAACTGGGAAGATGAGGATTTTTATGATAGTGACGATGATACATTCCTCGATAGGACTGGCCTGATAGAGAAGAAGCGCTTGAACCGGATGAAGAAGGCTGGGAAGATTGAGGAGAAGCCAGAAACTTTTGAGTCACTG GTTGCAAAGTTAAATGATGCTGAAAGAGAACTCACCGAAATTTCTGAAAGGCTCAAGGCTTCAAGCAAAG TTCTATCAGCAGCATCATCTCAGGATTCTTTAGATGCGTTCATGTCAGAAATGAAGTCAGGGAGCACATTAGATGGGGTGTCCCGGAAGAAACTTCACCTGAGGACTTTTGAATTACGAAAAGAACAACAGAGACTTAAAGGGTTAATAAAACTTGTAAAGCCGGCAGAGATCCCAGAGCTAAAACA GACTGAACTTCAAACTACAAATGCAGACAACAAAACTAAGAAACTTGCATTGCCTCTCTTTGGTGCCATGAAAGGAGGAagcaaatttaaattaaaaactggaACAGTAGGG AAGTTGCCACCCAAGCGTCCAGAACTCCCTCCAGCTTTAATGCAAATGAAGGATGAACCTgaagtagaagaggaagaagaagaggaagaagtggaggagaaAGCAAAGGAAGAGCATGAAGAACGAGTGGAGGATGGAGGTGTCAGGCTACCTCAGGAGCCAGAGCTGGAAGCAGCAGTGGAGCACCCGAGAGCTCCCTCAGAGCCCTCGTGCTCTAAGGAGACGAAAAGTCATG AAAGCATATCTCAACTCAGCCACGTGGAACAGAGTAAAGATTATCAAGAGTTGGGCAAAATAATGTCATCATGTGAGGACCCTTCAG CACCagagaatgaatataaaaaagacaaagaggagttgaagaaaaagaaatctcctGGGCCAGGCAAA tTTCCACCCATACTTTCTTCCAAATATCCTGAGGATGACCCAGACTACTGTGTGTGGGTCCCACCTGAAG GTCAAAGTGGAGATGGCAGAACCCATCTTAATGACAAGTATGGCTATTGA
- the Slc4a1ap gene encoding kanadaptin isoform X6, with the protein MADTPQLEAPAPQQVSSEFKKPVLPVSPAVRSKAPASSPSVPEDVRKECPTAQLDSGCGEPEVPPPQRDSEETGEPPVEQLRSPRVAPASGGPTRAPPYQEPSWGSPATAPYSLETLKGGTILGTRSLKDTSSCLFGRLASCDICLEHPSVSRYHAVLQHRGSDPCGDSEGPGQGFYLYDLGSTHGTFLNKTRIPPRTYCRVHVGHVIRFGGSTRLFILQGPEEDREAESELTVTQLKELRKQQQMLLEKKMLGEDSDEEEEADTTEGKRNTSGQDDEMGCTWGMGEDAVEDEAEENPIALEFQQDREAFYIKDPKKALQGFFDREGEELEYEFDEQGHSTWLCRVRLPVDDSTGKQLVAEAIHSGKKKEAMIQCSLEACRILDTLGLLRQEAVSRKRKAKNWEDEDFYDSDDDTFLDRTGLIEKKRLNRMKKAGKIEEKPETFESLVAKLNDAERELTEISERLKASSKVLSAASSQDSLDAFMSEMKSGSTLDGVSRKKLHLRTFELRKEQQRLKGLIKLVKPAEIPELKQTELQTTNADNKTKKLALPLFGAMKGGSKFKLKTGTVGKLPPKRPELPPALMQMKDEPEVEEEEEEEEVEEKAKEEHEERVEDGGVRLPQEPELEAAVEHPRAPSEPSCSKETKSHAPENEYKKDKEELKKKKSPGPGKFPPILSSKYPEDDPDYCVWVPPEGQSGDGRTHLNDKYGY; encoded by the exons ATGGCTGATACTCCTCAGCTAGAAGCGCCAGCACCTCAGCAAGTCAGTAGCGAGTTTAAGAAACCTGTTTTGCCGGTGTCTCCCGCAGTGCGGAGTAAGGCTCCGGCCTCCAGTCCCTCGGTTCCTGAGGATGTGAGGAAGGAATGTCCCACGGCGCAGCTGGACTCTGGATGCGGGGAGCCTGAGGTCCCGCCCCCGCAGCGGGACAGCGAGGAGACTGGGGAGCCACCGGTGGAGCAGCTCCGCTCCCCGCGGGTAGCTCCTGCTTCTGGTGGTCCGACCCGGGCTCCTCCATACCAAGAGCCATCGTGGGGCAGCCCAGCCACAGCTCCCTACAGTCTCGAAACCCTGAAGGGTGGCACCATCCTTGGCACCCGCTCCTTGAAAGATACGAGCAGTTGCCTTTTTGGGAGACTTGCTAGCTGTGACATATGCCTGGAGCATCCTTCCGTGTCTCGGTACCATGCTGTACTACAGCACCGGGGGTCGGATCCCTGCGGAGACTCTGAGGGTCCAGGGCAGGGCTTTTATCTCTATGATCTGGGAAGTACCCATGGCACTTTCCTCAACAAAACTCGCATTCCACCCCGCACTTACTGTAGAGTCCATGTCGGGCACGTTATTCGCTTTGGAGGCAGCACTCGGCTCTTTATCCTTCAG GGACCAGAGGAAGACCGAGAGGCAGAATCTGAATTAACAGTAACACAGTTGAAGGAACTTCGCAAACAGCAGCAGATGTTATTGGAGAAGAAGATGTTAGGTGAAGActcagatgaagaagaggaagcagataCCACTGAAGGGAAGAGAAATACAAGTGGTCAAGATGATGAGATGGGCTGCACGTGGGGAATGG GAGAAGATGCTGTAGAGGACGAGGCCGAAGAGAACCCCATTGCCTTGGAGTTTCAGCAGGACCGGGAGGCGTTTTATATAAAGGATCCAAAGAAGGCACTTCAAGGCTTCTTTGACCGAGAAG gaGAAGAATTAGAATATGAATTTGACGAGCAGGGACACAGCACTTGGCTCTGCAGGGTGAG GTTACCTGTAGATGATTCAACTGGGAAGCAGCTGGTGGCTGAGGCCATTCactcaggaaagaagaaagaagccatgATACAGTGCTCCCTGGAAGCTTGTCGGATCCTTGATACATTGGGCTTGCTACGGCAGGAAGCAG tatctCGGAAAAGGAAAGCCAAGAACTGGGAAGATGAGGATTTTTATGATAGTGACGATGATACATTCCTCGATAGGACTGGCCTGATAGAGAAGAAGCGCTTGAACCGGATGAAGAAGGCTGGGAAGATTGAGGAGAAGCCAGAAACTTTTGAGTCACTG GTTGCAAAGTTAAATGATGCTGAAAGAGAACTCACCGAAATTTCTGAAAGGCTCAAGGCTTCAAGCAAAG TTCTATCAGCAGCATCATCTCAGGATTCTTTAGATGCGTTCATGTCAGAAATGAAGTCAGGGAGCACATTAGATGGGGTGTCCCGGAAGAAACTTCACCTGAGGACTTTTGAATTACGAAAAGAACAACAGAGACTTAAAGGGTTAATAAAACTTGTAAAGCCGGCAGAGATCCCAGAGCTAAAACA GACTGAACTTCAAACTACAAATGCAGACAACAAAACTAAGAAACTTGCATTGCCTCTCTTTGGTGCCATGAAAGGAGGAagcaaatttaaattaaaaactggaACAGTAGGG AAGTTGCCACCCAAGCGTCCAGAACTCCCTCCAGCTTTAATGCAAATGAAGGATGAACCTgaagtagaagaggaagaagaagaggaagaagtggaggagaaAGCAAAGGAAGAGCATGAAGAACGAGTGGAGGATGGAGGTGTCAGGCTACCTCAGGAGCCAGAGCTGGAAGCAGCAGTGGAGCACCCGAGAGCTCCCTCAGAGCCCTCGTGCTCTAAGGAGACGAAAAGTCATG CACCagagaatgaatataaaaaagacaaagaggagttgaagaaaaagaaatctcctGGGCCAGGCAAA tTTCCACCCATACTTTCTTCCAAATATCCTGAGGATGACCCAGACTACTGTGTGTGGGTCCCACCTGAAG GTCAAAGTGGAGATGGCAGAACCCATCTTAATGACAAGTATGGCTATTGA
- the Slc4a1ap gene encoding kanadaptin isoform X4 yields the protein MADTPQLEAPAPQQVSSEFKKPVLPVSPAVRSKAPASSPSVPEDVRKECPTAQLDSGCGEPEVPPPQRDSEETGEPPVEQLRSPRVAPASGGPTRAPPYQEPSWGSPATAPYSLETLKGGTILGTRSLKDTSSCLFGRLASCDICLEHPSVSRYHAVLQHRGSDPCGDSEGPGQGFYLYDLGSTHGTFLNKTRIPPRTYCRVHVGHVIRFGGSTRLFILQGPEEDREAESELTVTQLKELRKQQQMLLEKKMLGEDSDEEEEADTTEGKRNTSGQDDEMGCTWGMGEDAVEDEAEENPIALEFQQDREAFYIKDPKKALQGFFDREGEELEYEFDEQGHSTWLCRVRLPVDDSTGKQLVAEAIHSGKKKEAMIQCSLEACRILDTLGLLRQEAVSRKRKAKNWEDEDFYDSDDDTFLDRTGLIEKKRLNRMKKAGKIEEKPETFESLVAKLNDAERELTEISERLKASSKVLSAASSQDSLDAFMSEMKSGSTLDGVSRKKLHLRTFELRKEQQRLKGLIKLVKPAEIPELKQTELQTTNADNKTKKLALPLFGAMKGGSKFKLKTGTVGKLPPKRPELPPALMQMKDEPEVEEEEEEEEVEEKAKEEHEERVEDGGVRLPQEPELEAAVEHPRAPSEPSCSKETKSHESISQLSHVEQSKDYQELGKIMSSCEDPSAPENEYKKDKEELKKKKSPGPGKFPPILSSKYPEDDPDYCVWVPPEALHEPG from the exons ATGGCTGATACTCCTCAGCTAGAAGCGCCAGCACCTCAGCAAGTCAGTAGCGAGTTTAAGAAACCTGTTTTGCCGGTGTCTCCCGCAGTGCGGAGTAAGGCTCCGGCCTCCAGTCCCTCGGTTCCTGAGGATGTGAGGAAGGAATGTCCCACGGCGCAGCTGGACTCTGGATGCGGGGAGCCTGAGGTCCCGCCCCCGCAGCGGGACAGCGAGGAGACTGGGGAGCCACCGGTGGAGCAGCTCCGCTCCCCGCGGGTAGCTCCTGCTTCTGGTGGTCCGACCCGGGCTCCTCCATACCAAGAGCCATCGTGGGGCAGCCCAGCCACAGCTCCCTACAGTCTCGAAACCCTGAAGGGTGGCACCATCCTTGGCACCCGCTCCTTGAAAGATACGAGCAGTTGCCTTTTTGGGAGACTTGCTAGCTGTGACATATGCCTGGAGCATCCTTCCGTGTCTCGGTACCATGCTGTACTACAGCACCGGGGGTCGGATCCCTGCGGAGACTCTGAGGGTCCAGGGCAGGGCTTTTATCTCTATGATCTGGGAAGTACCCATGGCACTTTCCTCAACAAAACTCGCATTCCACCCCGCACTTACTGTAGAGTCCATGTCGGGCACGTTATTCGCTTTGGAGGCAGCACTCGGCTCTTTATCCTTCAG GGACCAGAGGAAGACCGAGAGGCAGAATCTGAATTAACAGTAACACAGTTGAAGGAACTTCGCAAACAGCAGCAGATGTTATTGGAGAAGAAGATGTTAGGTGAAGActcagatgaagaagaggaagcagataCCACTGAAGGGAAGAGAAATACAAGTGGTCAAGATGATGAGATGGGCTGCACGTGGGGAATGG GAGAAGATGCTGTAGAGGACGAGGCCGAAGAGAACCCCATTGCCTTGGAGTTTCAGCAGGACCGGGAGGCGTTTTATATAAAGGATCCAAAGAAGGCACTTCAAGGCTTCTTTGACCGAGAAG gaGAAGAATTAGAATATGAATTTGACGAGCAGGGACACAGCACTTGGCTCTGCAGGGTGAG GTTACCTGTAGATGATTCAACTGGGAAGCAGCTGGTGGCTGAGGCCATTCactcaggaaagaagaaagaagccatgATACAGTGCTCCCTGGAAGCTTGTCGGATCCTTGATACATTGGGCTTGCTACGGCAGGAAGCAG tatctCGGAAAAGGAAAGCCAAGAACTGGGAAGATGAGGATTTTTATGATAGTGACGATGATACATTCCTCGATAGGACTGGCCTGATAGAGAAGAAGCGCTTGAACCGGATGAAGAAGGCTGGGAAGATTGAGGAGAAGCCAGAAACTTTTGAGTCACTG GTTGCAAAGTTAAATGATGCTGAAAGAGAACTCACCGAAATTTCTGAAAGGCTCAAGGCTTCAAGCAAAG TTCTATCAGCAGCATCATCTCAGGATTCTTTAGATGCGTTCATGTCAGAAATGAAGTCAGGGAGCACATTAGATGGGGTGTCCCGGAAGAAACTTCACCTGAGGACTTTTGAATTACGAAAAGAACAACAGAGACTTAAAGGGTTAATAAAACTTGTAAAGCCGGCAGAGATCCCAGAGCTAAAACA GACTGAACTTCAAACTACAAATGCAGACAACAAAACTAAGAAACTTGCATTGCCTCTCTTTGGTGCCATGAAAGGAGGAagcaaatttaaattaaaaactggaACAGTAGGG AAGTTGCCACCCAAGCGTCCAGAACTCCCTCCAGCTTTAATGCAAATGAAGGATGAACCTgaagtagaagaggaagaagaagaggaagaagtggaggagaaAGCAAAGGAAGAGCATGAAGAACGAGTGGAGGATGGAGGTGTCAGGCTACCTCAGGAGCCAGAGCTGGAAGCAGCAGTGGAGCACCCGAGAGCTCCCTCAGAGCCCTCGTGCTCTAAGGAGACGAAAAGTCATG AAAGCATATCTCAACTCAGCCACGTGGAACAGAGTAAAGATTATCAAGAGTTGGGCAAAATAATGTCATCATGTGAGGACCCTTCAG CACCagagaatgaatataaaaaagacaaagaggagttgaagaaaaagaaatctcctGGGCCAGGCAAA tTTCCACCCATACTTTCTTCCAAATATCCTGAGGATGACCCAGACTACTGTGTGTGGGTCCCACCTGAAG CACTGCATGAGCCGGGGTAG